In the Salvia miltiorrhiza cultivar Shanhuang (shh) chromosome 8, IMPLAD_Smil_shh, whole genome shotgun sequence genome, attttattgtttcATGGGAATTCACATCTTTTATCTTAGATGCGCATtaagtaaattcattttttcctTAATAATTTGCAAATCACATGGGACGAATTGACCAAATTTGACAAATCAAATATAAGAGGCTCAAGTCCATAGTGGCGTTGGTGAATAAATAATGTTCATATTGTATTAGGGCTTGGTTGATACGGAAGATTAGAgtgtataatatatttatgacaTGTTAATATCTTGTTTGAAAAGAAGTAATACGAGACACATGACACTTTATAAATTGAAAGTCTGAATGTATACCACCTACGAAGGTGGTATACGTAATACATatcttaattataactattgttgattttatataatcttaatacatcatatggaacaacatattatattttacatatattttaatGCATTATATTATAGCAAACATGATAGTAATGTGACATATAGTAAAAAACAtcttaatcaaacatatcatACTTTATCCCATACCGCGTACCAAACAAGCCCTAAGAGACTCATTTGATACGAGTTATTAGAATGTATAGTATATTTATGACATCATGATATCTTGTTCAAAGCCCGAAAATATTATACAAATTTAAGGAATTATGTATGCCGCCTATGGAAGTAGTATATGTAATACAAATcataattataactattattaacttcatataatcttaatacatcatatcaaacaacatattatattatatactccctccgtccgccaaaagtagactactttggttgggcacgggatttaataaaattggtgatgattttgatgtagtagagaaagggtcccaccactttattagatgtgtggttgagaatgaatttggggtgagtttttttgtaaataaagagtgtttgtaaggataaaagattaaagtgggtggtgggatcatttccataaaaggaaagtggtatacttttgcggacgcccaatataataaaaatggtctactcttggcggacggagggagtatattttttaatatattttatcaaacataatattaaTATGACATTAAGTAAAGGACATTTTAGTCAAAAATATCACACTTTATACCATACCGTGTGCTAAAAAAACTCTAATGATATGATAATTATTGAACAGCAATATTGTGTAATATAAAAATCAGATGGAATAAACGAAAAAAGAAATTCGAACTTTTTTTCATCGTCGTCgtcttgttcttttctttttttggcagcTGTGAATAGTATATGAAAGAggtttgattttaaattttcgcTTCCAATcacaatattttgaaaaatcatcTTTTTCATTTGTGCTAGGGGTTATACTAGCACAACACTGCGATGAAATTCCAAAATTTGGCCCCAAAAATCACTATTAATAGTGGGAGAGCCATCATTTTGTGGGGAAAAAAGCCGCACCACTGATGGAATCTTTTTTCCAATTATAAAAAGGGAGATACGTCTTTTCAATTGATAGTGAGGTAGTAATAATACTGATTAATCTAAGGAAGGAAGAGGTGTATATTATTTACAtccattttaattatataatagtaTGATATTGTTATAATGTGCACAacactcaattaaaaaaataatacaaagaTTGAAATACATCGACAAACAAAGAAGTTGCTTGCTGCCATGTGAAAGATAAAAGAAACTCTAAAACAGAAACCCTATTTCAAGTCCAGAAACTCTgcagaattcacaataataattaacaaagtaaaaaaattaaaataacccTACACCGATAATTGGTATAAGTGCTCGTTACATGATGGGTCTGCAAATCAAAATCCTACAATTTTTTGCCTTTTTTGCTTAACAATCGGTATACAACCATGCATAAATAATTTAGGCCAAGAAAAAAAATAGGCAAAATTTGATAGGGGAGGCGCAAGTATAGTAACAATAGAGCAATAGGACTAGAATACATGCCAGTGTACAGAATATATATGCGAGAATCACCACGAAAACGGGCTTGCTCCCAATAAGAAGATTTCATTTTCCACGTCTTTCACCCATTGACAAACCCGGTTgcatacttttattgcaagagCCTGCAAAATGGAGTTACCGTATTCAGCAAAGAAGCGAACACTAGAAGAAAATAGCGAACCAGAGGAAATTATTACAAACATAATGAAAATTTGGTTACCAAATTGTTGTAATTGTATTTTAACAAGAGAAACACAACACACAAATAGCACAAAATAAGGGTAGCTTAGGATGACAAGTGAGTTGACTGCAACATATATGGTGAACAAAAGTATTGTATCGTACAAGTTTGGCATGTAGGATAGCGAAATTGGATGTTTGCTTGATCATACCTTGTCTGCGAGGGGATCAAAAGCTGCATAAAGTTCGAAATCTTGTGTGACCCAGCAAAGTAGCACTGTGATAACAGAGGACTAGTTAGGCGCTTCACAGCCAGGGGAAACAGAGCAATTTTACTGTGAGTGACGCGTattaaaactcaaaataaacaagatcatTTATATTCTATCCATCTTTAATATTTAAGCAAACTAGTCCAAATACTTATCCTATGAAAGGACAGACCCAATGATCCCCTAGAAACTAAAGAATGGGAATCCTTTCCCCGTTTCTAACAACAACAGCTACATTCTTCAAGAGCAATACTTGGGATTTGGGAATCTGTATCTAATTAGTCATCTTGTACAGATCTATAAAAGGTTAAACATAACTTTTTGTTACACAATTATTTCAACAAAACACTGTCACAGAATGGAATCTGCTACTAAAATTGCATGTTGCACAGTATTAGATGATTTGCAAAGAATCAGATTGTTCTCTTCACTAGTTATTACTTAGTAGTGGGTGCGAAGGTCAATAAACAATTAAGTAGTCAAAAGCTCTCATGCAATGTATGCGGAGAACAACATGATAGAATGAGGAAGATGTACCATAATTTTCATCTCTTCTGAACTGGGTTTTGTGAGGTCCTATTCCTTTTTCATGCATGGATACATAAAGTCTCTGATACGCCCTATATAATCTGCAAAAGAATGAGTGCAGTTCTGTATTAATATCATCCTGCAAAATTCGATGGCGGAGGAAAATAGCATGGAGTATAGAGGTGCGATTTAAATTGCTATCTTTACCTTTTTTGCTGTCTCAAGCTGTTGATTGGCGTCGAAAACTCAGATGACACGTATTGGTCAAGATAAATACTTTTGTATATGAAATGCCATAGTCCAGCTGGACCACCAATCCCTAGAAAGCCGTCTGCCGTTCTCCCTGGGGAACCTACACCAGGTCTTGGTTGACCTAAATGAGAAGAAACGGCGCCAGCATGAGAAGTGGGTTCCACAAGCAAATCCTCAATATGCATGCCACCATCAACCAATGACCTTTGAACTTCACTCAGTACATTTGAGTTCGAGAGTACAATCTCAATCCGAATCCTATAAGATGCAACAATTGTTTCCATTATACAAAGACCAGATCATGCAGTAGCCATGGACACGATATGTCGATATTCATATAAACATTGCTGAGCCATCTGAATGACTATGATTAGACATTAAGATTGAAACTTTACCTGCAATCTTTTAAATGATAGAAGGCATCGGAACTTGTGGTGAGCAATACCAGGTATGTATCAATCTGCAATTagattcaacatttcatcaccATTTTAACAAATACAAATTGCCAATGTATAAAGTAAACCAAAACTCAAATCAGGATTCTGACTCGTTGAGCTCACAATCTAACAAGTCTAGTGTTCAGACATTCTGTACAAATAAAGTATAACTTACGTCAAAATAATGCACGTAAGCATAAAGAAATGCCATGGGATTGTATCTTGGCAGGCAAATTGGTGAGAAAGACTCCGATGTCCTGCATAAAATTGAGAAGCATGAATATCCTCAAAACAGTTCATTGTGATAAACGAAATCCATCAAACTTTGGATCTGGAAGAATGATAAAGCTATGTGAAAGAATGaatatattcaatatggagAAATATATCAAACGCTAAATGCAGATTTCAGAACTGGAACAACTTTTTGGTGAAAGATAATATTTGACCTTAGTTTGTTCAACACATTATCCTGGCAGGAGATAAAAGGACTTGCTAGTACTCTCTTCACAAGATTCACCTCTTTTGGACATGGCATCTGGAGTTCAGCTCTAATATACTccattttttaacattttttggGTTTAGCACATGCAGATTGTTCCTCCTCTTTTTAACCATGTGGATTGAATCTTCTTTACCATTAAAGCCCATGCCTTTCATGCAGACTCAATAAACAGTTTCCCAAGTGCACATGTGTGtacttgtgacataattaaataaacctaATCAAATCACATTTCTATATCTAGATTCATGGATTGCAGAAGCAAACATACCTGAAAGATTCAGAGGACATGATAAAGTTGGAGAGTAACAATATATCATCAGGATGAAGAGATGCTTTTTGGGCGCTAACAAGACTGATGACCTGCATTGCATTTCAATCTGTGATGGCAGTATTTCTGTAACTTAGTTACAGCCAAAAGAATATACAGCTTATTGCATGTCTTCACTGCctagggaaaaaaaaaaaaaaaaaaactctttatATTTTCCTTTTATTGGTTTAATTACAGGAATTACTCTTTAAAACCAACAGAAAAGGTTGAGTCGTGATGAACAAAGGCTCTGAGGAGTTGACAGAAAATTTATTTGATGATAAATGTTcaccccccacacacacacaacccAAAAAAAGGTTACGAAGTTACGCCACAGGTCTTGTCTTAGGACAAGTAATTGAACGAGTAGAGACAGCATACTGAAGGCTGATATTAGGTAATGTGCAAGTGAGGTTCAGGGAAACAAATCATCAACACCATCATCTAAAATATCCCATATGCAGTTGCCCTATTTTGTGCAATAAGACCACCCTAAAGAAAGTCAAAGATATAACAGTTACCTTGTGTTTGCACATCAAGAGTGCAAATAAGACTCCTGAGCCAGCAACATCTTGTAAGATGGAAGCTGCAGCTTGACGAGTAGCATAAGCAAGGGGAAGACATGAGTAGGCATGAAGAAAAGTGGCAGGATTCCTACAATCAGAAAAGCAAGCACACTTTACTAAAAATTATGCTTGAACCAGGGGTTTAGTAATTGGTTATACAAGCCTCACTACATGATAATTGGATCATAATCTTTATTCACTGAACTTCAAAAAATATATCATATGAATCAGTTCATCTAAACACACAAATTTTCCCACAGTTGAAACGAACAACTTTAATTCTACTAATAAtgtaaaaatatgtaaataaaaaactAACTTCGATAAATAATAATTAGAACAGCTTgttatcaatttcaaaatttcaacttGGCAAGATGATTCTAGTGGCTTTCCAGAAATGCATACATCATGAGTCTCTAACCACTGTAACCATCAGCAAGTTATGTGCCCAAAAAATGCAAATCCAATATCATTTGGATAAAAAGTATAGTATTGGGATTTATTTTTTCTCTGCTTGTCAAAAAAGTGGCATTTGGCATGGACAACACAGGTTGGGAGTTTTGACATTCATGACAATGTTCAAATATCAGGAGTCCCATGCACTTACTTTCCATTAGAATGGCTACAATTATGGTCTTTTACTAACACCTTACTTTcagaaaggaaagtaaatcaCAAGGTGCACATTGATATTACGAAATGCCAAAATCAGATGGGGAGGCTTTATGAGACTCTAAATCACTTAAACAGACTGTACAGTTTAAAGAAGTACCAGCTCAAAGAATGGATAAGAGACGAGAAGACAGCGTCAGTTCCCCCAAGCAGTGATGTCATATCAAATTTTGGGTTCTTCTCAAAACAACGATTCACGGACTTAGTCAGGATTAATATCATCTGCATGCACAAATTAATATATGACAAGGGACCCTCACAGAAGTTACTGATTAGCAATGGAAATCCATTTCGTTCAAGAAATATCAAGAGTTTCTGTGTATATGGGCTAGGTACCTGACCATACAGTAACTCCAGCTGACCCTTCAATGATTCATAAGGTTCTTCTGTGCAACTTATGCAGACCAAGTAAATTGGTCCTTTCACAAGAAAAACAACCTGATATATAAAATCTCCCATCAGTTGATATGAATTCATCAAAGAGGAGATTCAATCTACATTACCAGCTTATTCCTCTAGTTCAGATAAGCTATCAAACTGCGTCTCTAAAATGTTTCTTGGAAGACACAATAACCAACTAGTACCgagtggaaaataaataaatcaatgcAACTTCATGAAGTCCTCGTTCAACGAGAATGTGACATTAACCTGGTGTTTACCAGCTCTAACCAAATTGACCCGATCTCCCCTGAAAAGTAGTCAACAAATAAAGATATCAAATCAATGAGCTGCTAAACAATAATACAAACAAGGAAACACTGTCACAAGTAGCACACCCATTTTCAACGAAGGAAATAATGGCTtgcaaagttgcagagaaaccAGCTAGCTTGTGTTCATCCCCATATCTACAAGTCAAAGCACGACCAGACAGGAAAATGTTATCCAAGTGACACTACATACTGTATGAGCAAAGTAGGACAGAAACAAAATGAACTGATTTTCGAACAATTTAGTATCGACAGAAGTACATTGTTTTGTTTCACACCTATACAAATAGACACAAACCTTGAATAAATGGGTTTCCCAGAATGACTCAATATAAAGAAGTGTTTCTTCCTTTTCCTCCAAGAAACCGAAGCATCATCCTGGGGTTCATTAATTATTCAAACATTATGAGCACATATCATAAACCATGCAGTTCATTAATTAATCATACATAACAAGAGCATTCATCATTAAACCTCTCGTAACAGGCTATCTAATACGTTAGCAACTAGAGCTTGTAAATTTTCCTAAATGAAGTGCTTGCACAAATTCCAAAACAGAAAATTCATAATCAATAAGAAATGCAGGAAACTGCAACTAACCTCATCGGCATGCCGTTTCCCGGATACCCACTGACTATGGGACCCTGAAACCCCATCATTTTCGGCCCCTCGAATCTCACTATCATCTTCGTCATCATCAATGATTTCATCGCCTCCGCTGGTGCTCCCCATCTCACCAGCATAGCCACTGCTTCCCGGACTCAGCGGCCGCTCAACCTCATCTACCTCCGGAACATCCCGCCACATGAAGGAAATTTTCTCCTCATTAACTCCCGAAGACTCCGCCTTCGAATCACTCTCGAAATGCGGATCCTCAACGAAATCAGCATCTCCTTCAGCTCCAATTTCTTCACTCAACGATCCATTTATGGTCGTTGGCTGCTCCCGTGACTCCGCCTCCTCTtccacttcctcttcctcttcttcttcatcttcaccGTCAAACGTCGCCGTCGGGGAACGCGAGGACATTGAGATTGAGGCCAATTGATTCTCAAGGGCATCAAGCGATTGGTCAATCAAGTGGGGATTCTTATTAGGCTCCACCTCCGGCTCCGGTTCCGAACTCGGATCAGTATTAGGGTTCCCATCATCTCTGTCGGAGGAGGGATTCGATGATGAGGAATTCGAATCCGAGGGCATTGCGTATCACAAAGTGAAATCACAATCCAATTACAAAACAGATTTGATGATTGTTCCGAAAGCTCGGAGTGTAATGAGCGAAAACCCTACTCCGAAGAGGAGAAAATTTGAAGCTCAGTAGTGGTGGTCGCATCAGGGATGGCGGTGAAGGCGAGAGAAAACATTAAACGACGACGTAGTTTGACCAGTAGGTGGTGGGCTTGGAGCTCGGGGATTAGGTGGCCTCTTTCATGGGCTTTTGAATTTGGATCATATTTATTCGGGCCATTGTGATTCTCATATTATTTGGGCGGCCGAGATCACACACTGACACTGATACAAGTGGGAAgtgaaaatatgaatttaaagGGTCAATAGATGAAACTATAATTTTGAGCGGGAATTACTCTCTCGgtctcattataaatgtctcattacttttgaatacgaaaattaaaaaatatatagaaagtAGATTAAGtgagttgatgaaaattatttaaatattagatatagagaaagaatatattaccaaaaaaaataaaaaaatgagacatttataatgaaacatctcattatggaaagtgagacatttataatgggacaaATGGAGTATAATATTAGAGATGAGTGATATGCTACCCACTTAACGTGACTAATGATGATATATATAACCCACAttagtatttttctttttctcttacGTCTCATAAATTACAATCAGAGTcgtcaaatttataaattacatgCATGTGTTGGTATAATGCTTAATGTCTGATGTCAAAAGTCTTAATTCAAATTCGTCGTGTGACTTTCTATTAAGAAACCCTCCTTAGAGTTAGAAGTTGGAATAAATCTACTCATTTgattaatttgtaatagacgGTTCAGATTAAATCATATTTgtgatttaataattaatagtatCAGCCATAAATTGTATTTTCCGTTTGtatgaaaagagagaaaaatccGCGATCTgattattcttcattctctgGCGGAAATAAATCAGATGAATTTAACTATGCTCAATgaaattttcaatatattttaataacttataGTTATTTGTGTCGAATTTAGTATGTATGGGAGAATGTCTAGACGACTTTATATGGAACTTATAGTTATTTTGAACTTTATTTTAATGAACTTATAGTTCTTTTGATGAGACTCataaaaatttgttttgaactTATGTTGAACATAAGAATATACCTCACAGTCATAATAATTCTATTGAACATGATAAATACTTTTAATGGACTTTATTCAGAAACGTAAAGAACGTAATATAGAAGAAATAATTGCTTATGAGTTCCTACCGTATTTTCCATAAACGTATACAGAAACGATCACCTgcccaccgtgggcatgcataacgtgcccaccatgatgtggcaattgtaattatggtaagataattttaattagagtaagatttattaattctctttcctaattaaaattgctaCATCAATGGTGGacacgttatgcttgcccacggtgggtaggtgatcggttctgtaaaCGTATATACCATAAACATGTCTTCCAAAATTATGCAGATTTGATAATATGATATGGTCTGATGGCCATTATATTGCATCAAATAAATGGCTAGGAATTCTACGAACATTTGTCTTTCTCAATtgaacatttatatatatatatatatatatatatatatatatatatatatatatagggttaggttcaatgaaaaaatgcctaaatgtaagaaagaagagagaagtaatctcatccgttgatcttattttaatctaacggacatgatatattcacgccatgttcaacggtattttcgttgaacattcgtgaacatatataatatttttggagGTTCTGAGTTTTgacccccatatgttcaacaaaaaaatccattgaacatggcgtgaataaatcatgtccgttaaattagataagatcaacagatgagattacttctctcttctttcttacatataggccttcttcattgaaccttggcctatatatatatatatatatatatatatatatatatatataaacacctcttagaatataaaataggaaccattttcagcctttagatcatcaagatctatggttgattcatcaccttgttgaatgaattcatggttTCGGGTTTCAATCTCATAggtaggaaaaaaaatatttttcgcaattcatatatttacacagcgaattcatacgtgttctacatatgATTCATACATAAtagctagttcgtattttatatgttaagaggTGTTTATACCCTAACACTtccttgtatatatatatatagatatagatattaCATATTGATCAAAGCCTAGTTTTAGATTGTATCTCTAAATTCGAAGTTAAAGAGAAATAACAAATTAAGTTTTGATCTAcatgtaatttataaattagaTTATCTAATTTAAgacataataaaaaataaaatgaaaatagaaaagaaaaatattaaagtgGATTATATGTCAGTAGATTGTGACAAGTATTGTAACATATCCCCCTTCTAAGATactatatgataaattaattttttatatatataatttatacttggatattttttttgtatttggaGTGGAGTGTAGTACTTTGTTGCATTGCATTAGTCACATTCCACCATTGTAGATCGCCCATTTTGAAACCATTATGTATAAAATGTATTGTAT is a window encoding:
- the LOC131000643 gene encoding vacuolar fusion protein MON1 homolog, translating into MPSDSNSSSSNPSSDRDDGNPNTDPSSEPEPEVEPNKNPHLIDQSLDALENQLASISMSSRSPTATFDGEDEEEEEEEVEEEAESREQPTTINGSLSEEIGAEGDADFVEDPHFESDSKAESSGVNEEKISFMWRDVPEVDEVERPLSPGSSGYAGEMGSTSGGDEIIDDDEDDSEIRGAENDGVSGSHSQWVSGKRHADEDDASVSWRKRKKHFFILSHSGKPIYSRYGDEHKLAGFSATLQAIISFVENGGDRVNLVRAGKHQVVFLVKGPIYLVCISCTEEPYESLKGQLELLYGQMILILTKSVNRCFEKNPKFDMTSLLGGTDAVFSSLIHSLSWNPATFLHAYSCLPLAYATRQAAASILQDVAGSGVLFALLMCKHKVISLVSAQKASLHPDDILLLSNFIMSSESFRTSESFSPICLPRYNPMAFLYAYVHYFDIDTYLVLLTTSSDAFYHLKDCRIRIEIVLSNSNVLSEVQRSLVDGGMHIEDLLVEPTSHAGAVSSHLGQPRPGVGSPGRTADGFLGIGGPAGLWHFIYKSIYLDQYVSSEFSTPINSLRQQKRLYRAYQRLYVSMHEKGIGPHKTQFRRDENYVLLCWVTQDFELYAAFDPLADKALAIKVCNRVCQWVKDVENEIFLLGASPFSW